One Vallitalea pronyensis genomic region harbors:
- a CDS encoding YicC/YloC family endoribonuclease, whose amino-acid sequence MVKSMTGFGRGEHVSDDIKMTVELKSVNHRYCDINIRMPKRISFLENLIRSFVKKRVSRGKVDIYVSYEDHSEGNECIKLNEDLITQYLKYFQNISEKHGLDNDIKVSHITRYPEVIKIEEHEMDENLLWGILEEALSIAVDKLIATRKTEGDLLKQDIMSKLDTINELICLIKERAPYVTMEYKEKLENRINDLLNTSIDEARLAVEVAIFADKCCVDEEIVRLESHIKHMRQTLEKDIPIGRKLDFLLQEMNRESNTILSKSNDMNISEQGLELKTEIEKIREQIQNIE is encoded by the coding sequence ATGGTAAAAAGTATGACAGGCTTCGGAAGAGGTGAGCATGTATCCGATGACATTAAGATGACCGTTGAATTAAAGTCCGTTAATCATCGATACTGTGATATTAACATTAGAATGCCTAAGCGGATTAGTTTTCTAGAGAATCTCATCAGAAGTTTTGTTAAAAAACGGGTGTCAAGAGGTAAAGTCGATATCTATGTTTCTTATGAGGACCATTCAGAAGGTAACGAATGTATTAAACTTAATGAAGATTTAATTACGCAATACTTAAAATACTTCCAAAACATCAGTGAGAAACATGGACTGGACAATGATATAAAAGTATCCCATATCACAAGATATCCAGAAGTCATTAAAATAGAAGAACATGAAATGGATGAAAATCTACTATGGGGTATCTTAGAAGAGGCATTGTCTATTGCCGTTGATAAGTTAATAGCCACTAGAAAAACAGAAGGCGACTTATTGAAACAAGATATCATGAGTAAACTAGATACCATTAATGAACTCATTTGTCTTATAAAAGAAAGAGCCCCTTATGTCACAATGGAGTATAAAGAAAAGCTTGAAAACCGCATAAATGATTTATTAAATACTTCAATTGATGAAGCGAGATTAGCAGTTGAAGTGGCGATTTTTGCGGATAAATGTTGCGTGGATGAAGAAATCGTTCGTCTTGAGAGCCACATTAAACATATGCGGCAAACCCTTGAGAAGGATATACCCATTGGACGGAAACTTGACTTTCTGCTTCAAGAAATGAATCGAGAGTCCAACACCATTCTATCCAAGTCCAATGATATGAACATATCGGAACAAGGTCTAGAGCTAAAAACAGAAATAGAAAAAATTAGAGAACAAATTCAAAATATTGAATAA
- a CDS encoding DUF370 domain-containing protein: MMVQMVNIGFGNIAFANRIIAVLSPESAPIKRVVQNARDEGNLIDATYGRKTRAVIIMDNGQVLLSAILPETVGHRLTKENTMDMA; encoded by the coding sequence ATGATGGTACAGATGGTCAATATAGGTTTTGGAAATATTGCTTTTGCAAACCGAATTATAGCAGTACTTAGTCCGGAATCAGCACCCATTAAAAGAGTGGTTCAAAATGCCCGAGATGAAGGGAATTTAATTGATGCCACCTATGGGAGAAAAACAAGAGCTGTCATCATCATGGATAATGGTCAAGTTTTATTATCCGCCATATTACCTGAAACGGTAGGTCATCGTTTGACAAAGGAAAATACCATGGATATGGCATAA
- the gmk gene encoding guanylate kinase gives MKKKGILIIISGFSGAGKGTVVKELMKKGDYTLSISATTRPARAYEAHGREYFFESRETFEDMIANDALIEWATYCDHYYGTPKQFVEEQMAEGKDVILEIEMQGALNVKALYPDSVLVFITAPKVQELKDRLEGRGTESQDVIHKRLLRSYEETAVMERYDYLIVNDKIDQCVEDIKAIIHVEHKVSRRNKELIQQLRNEFEELLKGEV, from the coding sequence ATGAAAAAAAAGGGTATACTCATAATTATATCAGGCTTTTCTGGTGCGGGTAAAGGAACGGTTGTAAAGGAACTCATGAAAAAAGGGGACTATACACTATCCATATCTGCCACAACACGTCCAGCTAGAGCGTATGAGGCACATGGAAGAGAGTACTTCTTTGAAAGCCGTGAAACATTTGAAGATATGATTGCTAATGATGCATTAATTGAATGGGCAACTTACTGTGACCATTATTATGGAACACCTAAGCAGTTTGTGGAAGAACAAATGGCAGAAGGTAAGGATGTTATTTTAGAAATTGAGATGCAAGGAGCGCTGAATGTAAAAGCGTTGTATCCTGATTCTGTACTGGTTTTTATTACAGCTCCTAAAGTACAGGAATTAAAGGATAGATTAGAAGGAAGAGGAACAGAAAGTCAAGATGTTATACACAAACGTTTACTTCGTTCTTATGAAGAAACAGCCGTTATGGAGCGCTATGACTATCTTATTGTAAATGATAAAATCGATCAATGTGTTGAAGATATTAAAGCTATTATCCATGTTGAACATAAGGTATCAAGGCGAAATAAAGAGCTTATACAGCAATTAAGAAATGAATTTGAGGAACTATTGAAAGGAGAGGTTTAG
- the rpoZ gene encoding DNA-directed RNA polymerase subunit omega, protein MLHPSYTDLMTTINERMTSDEEKLKSRYSIVIASSKRAREIIAGDDVLTEEIYTKPLSNAVNELFEGKIDIVSNN, encoded by the coding sequence ATGTTACATCCATCTTATACCGATTTAATGACAACGATTAACGAGCGCATGACTAGTGATGAAGAGAAATTAAAGAGTAGATACTCTATTGTTATCGCTTCGTCTAAGCGGGCAAGGGAGATTATTGCTGGGGATGATGTGTTAACAGAAGAAATATACACAAAACCGTTATCCAATGCAGTGAATGAGTTATTCGAAGGAAAAATTGATATTGTATCAAACAATTAA
- the priA gene encoding replication restart helicase PriA produces MKIYVDIIVDISHSSLDRIFQYRIPKSLMDEIQVGMVVNIPFGKGNKQIKGYVIGLSDTTDYDVTKIKEVISIASDSVSIESHLISLAAWMKERYGCTVRSALKVLLPVNRKVHEKVNKEIIRLVDEETLQKAIDAWKQKKYHGLYRAGEYLMHHKKVMQDQMTKDIKVTTAVLKNLEKKGIVQIKEQGIYRNPYGIGIKPTDKIKANKEQQRIINEINNHLGEENKIFLIHGITGSGKTEVYMQIIDKVISEGKQAIVLIPEIALTPQTVKRFIARFGHRVGVMHSKLSQGERYDQWRRATEGDIDIMIGPRSAVFTPFSRLGIVIIDEEHEMTYKSETSPKYHAREVAIQRGEMTGATVVLGSATPCLESYHMAQKGHYTLVTLKEKAATSHSLQVDVVDMREELANGNKSIFSQALKIAIMDKLERNEQIILFLNRRGYARFVSCRQCGYVVKCDHCDIPYTYHATGAQLICHYCGKTINMVKKCPACESKYIKQFGIGTQQVEDLTKREFPQANILRMDLDTTTKKNSYDTILGSFRDGKADILIGTQMIAKGHDFPKVTLVGVIAADLSLYMSDFRASERTFQLLTQVTGRAGRSILQGRAIIQSYTPDHYSITCAKEQDYEGFYEAEIMYRQLMGYPPFSNLLVLLLQSKHEKELITRSFELARDIGLVAPGLGIEVIGPSPANLSKINHTYRRVILLKTKDYKTLTLFFNKYMHRLHVKYNDITIQWDMNPLISY; encoded by the coding sequence ATGAAAATATATGTCGATATTATTGTGGATATTTCCCACTCAAGCTTAGACCGAATATTTCAATATCGTATTCCTAAAAGCTTAATGGATGAAATACAAGTTGGTATGGTGGTCAACATACCATTTGGGAAAGGTAACAAACAGATAAAAGGTTATGTCATTGGTTTATCAGATACAACGGACTATGATGTGACGAAGATTAAGGAAGTCATCAGTATAGCTTCTGATAGTGTATCCATAGAGTCTCATTTAATCAGTCTTGCAGCTTGGATGAAAGAACGTTATGGCTGCACGGTAAGGTCAGCACTAAAGGTACTACTGCCTGTTAATCGTAAAGTTCATGAAAAAGTGAATAAAGAAATTATACGATTAGTGGATGAAGAGACATTACAAAAGGCAATAGATGCATGGAAACAGAAAAAATATCATGGGCTCTATCGAGCAGGCGAGTATCTGATGCACCATAAAAAAGTCATGCAGGATCAGATGACCAAAGATATAAAAGTGACAACAGCTGTACTGAAGAACTTAGAGAAAAAAGGTATTGTTCAGATAAAGGAGCAAGGTATATATAGAAATCCATATGGAATAGGTATCAAGCCAACGGATAAAATAAAGGCCAATAAAGAACAGCAACGTATTATTAATGAGATAAATAACCACTTAGGTGAGGAAAATAAGATTTTTCTTATACACGGCATTACAGGTAGTGGAAAAACAGAAGTATACATGCAGATTATTGATAAAGTCATCAGTGAAGGCAAGCAAGCCATTGTGCTTATACCAGAAATTGCACTCACACCACAAACAGTAAAAAGATTCATCGCTAGATTCGGTCATCGTGTGGGCGTTATGCACAGTAAACTATCTCAAGGAGAACGATATGACCAGTGGCGGAGGGCTACAGAAGGTGATATTGATATTATGATTGGGCCAAGGTCAGCCGTCTTCACACCTTTTAGTCGATTAGGAATTGTCATCATTGACGAAGAACATGAGATGACCTACAAGTCAGAAACTTCGCCGAAATATCATGCGAGAGAAGTGGCAATCCAAAGAGGTGAGATGACAGGTGCAACCGTGGTGCTTGGGTCTGCTACACCTTGCTTAGAGAGTTATCATATGGCTCAAAAAGGTCATTACACGTTAGTCACCTTGAAAGAAAAAGCAGCAACGTCTCATTCATTGCAAGTGGATGTTGTGGATATGCGAGAAGAATTAGCTAACGGTAACAAATCCATTTTTAGCCAAGCATTAAAAATAGCTATCATGGATAAACTTGAGAGAAACGAGCAAATCATTCTCTTTCTAAATAGAAGAGGTTATGCAAGATTTGTTTCCTGTCGTCAATGTGGTTATGTGGTAAAATGTGATCATTGTGATATACCTTATACGTATCATGCTACAGGCGCTCAATTAATATGCCACTATTGTGGGAAAACCATCAACATGGTAAAAAAATGCCCTGCATGTGAATCAAAATACATTAAGCAATTCGGTATTGGTACCCAGCAGGTGGAAGACTTAACCAAGCGGGAATTCCCTCAGGCAAATATACTCAGAATGGATTTAGACACGACCACGAAAAAAAATAGTTATGATACGATATTAGGTAGTTTCAGAGATGGAAAAGCAGATATCCTCATTGGTACACAGATGATTGCCAAAGGACATGATTTTCCGAAGGTGACATTAGTAGGCGTCATAGCTGCTGATTTATCCTTATACATGAGTGATTTTCGAGCCTCAGAGCGAACGTTTCAACTGTTGACTCAGGTAACAGGAAGAGCAGGGCGGAGTATACTGCAAGGAAGAGCCATCATACAATCTTATACACCGGATCATTACAGCATTACTTGTGCTAAGGAACAAGATTATGAGGGCTTTTATGAAGCAGAAATCATGTATCGACAATTAATGGGTTATCCGCCATTTTCGAACCTATTGGTCCTATTGCTTCAATCAAAGCATGAAAAAGAATTGATAACACGTTCGTTTGAACTGGCTCGAGATATTGGGTTAGTCGCACCGGGACTTGGTATCGAAGTTATTGGACCATCGCCTGCCAACCTATCCAAGATAAATCATACATATCGTCGTGTTATTTTATTAAAAACGAAGGATTATAAGACACTTACCCTATTTTTTAATAAATATATGCACCGATTACATGTTAAATATAATGATATAACCATTCAGTGGGATATGAATCCGTTAATTTCATATTAG
- the def gene encoding peptide deformylase gives MALRQIRTEGDEILRKRSKEVSKITRNVKILAEDMLETMEHASGVGLAAPQVGILKRMVVINVGEGPLVLINPEIIETKGEQTNLEACLSVPGKAGEVKRPTYVKVQAQNIEGETFMVEGTELLAIALCHEIDHLDGRLFIDIAENIEEEQRS, from the coding sequence ATGGCTTTAAGACAAATTAGAACAGAAGGCGACGAGATTTTAAGAAAACGATCAAAAGAAGTATCAAAAATTACCCGGAATGTCAAGATACTTGCAGAAGATATGCTTGAAACCATGGAACATGCTAGTGGTGTAGGATTGGCAGCACCACAAGTAGGTATACTCAAGCGTATGGTGGTTATAAATGTAGGAGAAGGACCATTGGTGCTTATAAACCCTGAGATTATTGAAACCAAGGGGGAGCAAACCAATCTTGAAGCTTGTTTAAGTGTGCCAGGTAAGGCTGGAGAAGTTAAGCGTCCAACTTATGTGAAAGTACAAGCACAGAATATTGAGGGTGAAACCTTTATGGTTGAGGGTACAGAACTATTGGCCATTGCGTTATGTCATGAGATCGACCATCTTGATGGTAGATTGTTTATTGATATAGCTGAAAACATAGAAGAAGAGCAAAGGAGTTGA
- the fmt gene encoding methionyl-tRNA formyltransferase, which produces MKIVFMGTPDFSVPTLQELIGSEHEVVAVVTKPDKPKGRGKKVVCTPVKEVAIAHHIPVYQPKKLREEDFIQAMETINPDVMIVIAFGQILPKRILNLPKYGCINVHASLLPKYRGAGPIQWSIINGESETGVTTMYMDVGIDTGDMIHKEVVKIEDTDTGGTLHDKLSVVGAKLLIKTLKEVAQHTAPREKQDDSLSNYAPMLEKSLGNIDWEKDAAKIELLVRGLNPWPSAYTYLGNKILKIWSATVIEETISGVPGEIVKKTKEGFIVKCGQKSLLLNEVQLQGKKRMTADAFLRGYDVKLGEILGRRC; this is translated from the coding sequence TTGAAGATTGTATTTATGGGAACTCCTGATTTTTCAGTGCCAACCTTACAGGAGTTAATAGGTTCAGAACATGAGGTTGTCGCTGTGGTAACAAAACCAGATAAGCCTAAGGGCAGAGGGAAAAAAGTGGTGTGTACACCGGTGAAAGAAGTGGCTATAGCCCATCATATACCCGTATATCAGCCTAAGAAATTGCGAGAAGAAGATTTTATACAGGCCATGGAAACCATTAATCCAGATGTGATGATTGTCATTGCTTTTGGTCAGATACTGCCTAAGCGTATTTTAAACTTGCCCAAGTATGGTTGTATTAATGTGCATGCCTCATTATTACCTAAATATAGAGGAGCGGGACCTATTCAGTGGTCCATTATAAACGGTGAGTCAGAGACAGGTGTTACCACCATGTATATGGATGTAGGTATTGATACAGGCGATATGATTCACAAAGAAGTGGTTAAGATTGAAGACACCGATACAGGTGGTACCCTTCATGATAAATTATCCGTTGTAGGTGCAAAGTTATTAATAAAAACGTTAAAAGAAGTGGCACAGCATACTGCACCTAGAGAAAAACAGGATGATAGTCTTTCGAATTATGCACCCATGCTGGAAAAAAGCTTAGGTAATATTGATTGGGAAAAAGATGCAGCCAAGATAGAGTTACTTGTTAGAGGCCTTAATCCTTGGCCAAGTGCGTACACGTATCTTGGCAATAAAATATTGAAAATATGGTCAGCAACGGTCATTGAGGAAACGATTTCAGGCGTACCAGGTGAGATTGTTAAGAAAACCAAAGAAGGTTTTATTGTAAAATGTGGACAGAAGAGTCTACTATTAAATGAGGTTCAGTTACAAGGTAAGAAGAGGATGACAGCAGATGCCTTCCTTCGTGGCTATGATGTAAAATTAGGTGAAATACTTGGCAGACGATGTTAA
- the rsmB gene encoding 16S rRNA (cytosine(967)-C(5))-methyltransferase RsmB yields the protein MANQNQLKTQVNTRNIALTILQSIFQDQAYTHVAIDHYFKMHKGLSKQDRAFITRLVEGTVEHCITLDYIINQFSKTKTPKMKKIILYILRLAVYQIKYMDKVPISAICNEAVKLTKKRKFHPLSGFVNGVLRTIGRKLDEVVYPKEVHDPIQYLSIMYSFPEWLIRLWLKHYPYDTVKEMCENSNKTVDTTIRCNTTRTTAYALKKELEAENITVEQGYLLDDALHIKDYDHLRAVQAFKEGKFSVQDESSMLVGHLASPKNGQRIMDVCAAPGGKSTHVAELMGNTGQVLARDIYPKKLELLEENVKRLHLKNVEIQAYNALEIDKDMVGQADIVLVDAPCSGLGIIRKKPDIRYNIHEEGIKELVCLQKDILKVVQQYVKPEGILMYSTCTVNPEENQNNVTWFTRNYPFDLVPIQDELPEPLEEDERGMIQLLPGFHHTDGFFIAKLKKRAVDLYE from the coding sequence ATGGCAAATCAAAATCAGCTTAAGACACAAGTGAATACAAGAAATATAGCCCTTACCATATTACAAAGTATTTTCCAGGATCAGGCATATACCCATGTAGCCATTGATCACTATTTTAAGATGCACAAGGGATTATCCAAACAGGATAGAGCTTTTATTACGCGATTAGTTGAGGGAACCGTTGAACACTGTATCACCCTTGATTATATCATTAATCAATTTTCCAAAACCAAGACACCTAAGATGAAAAAAATAATTCTATATATTCTTCGATTAGCCGTATATCAAATAAAGTATATGGATAAAGTACCAATATCAGCTATTTGTAATGAAGCCGTAAAACTTACGAAAAAAAGGAAATTTCATCCATTATCAGGTTTTGTTAACGGTGTTTTAAGGACTATTGGAAGAAAGCTTGATGAGGTTGTTTACCCCAAAGAGGTCCATGATCCCATCCAGTATCTATCCATCATGTATTCCTTTCCTGAATGGTTAATCAGACTTTGGTTAAAACACTATCCTTATGATACGGTCAAAGAGATGTGCGAGAATAGTAACAAAACAGTGGATACAACCATTCGATGTAATACAACACGTACAACAGCCTATGCACTAAAAAAAGAGCTGGAAGCCGAGAACATTACAGTGGAACAGGGTTATCTCTTGGACGATGCGCTTCATATTAAAGATTATGACCACTTAAGAGCTGTACAGGCTTTTAAAGAAGGGAAATTCTCAGTGCAAGACGAAAGTTCCATGCTTGTTGGGCATCTTGCCAGTCCTAAAAATGGACAACGGATTATGGATGTATGCGCTGCTCCTGGAGGAAAAAGCACCCATGTTGCCGAATTAATGGGTAATACAGGACAGGTCCTAGCAAGGGATATATACCCTAAGAAATTAGAACTACTTGAAGAAAATGTTAAAAGATTACACTTGAAAAATGTAGAGATACAAGCGTATAATGCATTAGAGATTGATAAGGATATGGTTGGTCAGGCAGATATTGTACTGGTAGATGCACCATGTTCCGGGCTTGGTATCATACGTAAAAAACCCGATATACGCTATAACATACATGAAGAAGGTATCAAGGAATTAGTGTGTCTACAAAAAGACATATTAAAAGTGGTACAGCAGTATGTAAAACCAGAAGGCATACTGATGTATAGTACATGTACCGTTAATCCAGAAGAGAATCAGAATAATGTAACATGGTTTACCCGCAATTATCCATTTGATCTTGTACCCATACAAGATGAATTACCAGAACCTTTAGAGGAAGATGAACGTGGCATGATTCAATTATTGCCTGGATTTCACCATACAGACGGCTTTTTTATAGCCAAGTTAAAAAAGAGAGCGGTAGACTTATATGAATGA
- the rlmN gene encoding 23S rRNA (adenine(2503)-C(2))-methyltransferase RlmN, with amino-acid sequence MNENMQRLGGKVDILSLSLSELETLLVSMNEKKFRAKQIYSWLHEKRVTSFQAMTNIAQALQHKLEEQCALIPLQAIRQFVSQDGTIKYLLKLHDGHVVESVFMTYKHGNSVCISSQVGCRMGCRFCASTIGGLERQLHASEMLGQVYAINQLSGKRLSNIVIMGTGEPLDNYDALVSFIRLVTSNEGMGISQRNITVSTCGIIDRIYDLAEEDLKITLAISLHAPNQTIRKTMMPIASQYDYDKLIQACKDYVHKTKRRITFEYSLIKGVNDSKECAMALAGVLQGILCHVNLIPVNTIEERDYRHSSLDTIQAFKHLLEKRHINATIRRELGSDINAACGQLRRTYTHDKNQNKNETD; translated from the coding sequence ATGAATGAGAATATGCAGCGATTAGGTGGTAAAGTGGATATATTATCCCTATCACTAAGTGAACTTGAAACCCTATTGGTTTCAATGAATGAGAAGAAATTTAGAGCTAAGCAGATATACAGTTGGTTACATGAAAAGAGGGTGACTTCTTTTCAGGCAATGACAAATATCGCTCAGGCTTTACAACATAAATTAGAAGAACAATGTGCACTCATTCCATTACAGGCCATTAGACAATTCGTGTCACAAGATGGTACCATCAAGTATCTTCTAAAATTACATGATGGTCATGTGGTTGAAAGTGTTTTTATGACATATAAACATGGGAATTCTGTCTGCATATCATCCCAAGTTGGGTGTCGTATGGGATGCCGTTTTTGTGCATCAACCATTGGAGGCTTAGAAAGGCAGTTACATGCATCTGAGATGCTTGGTCAAGTATATGCCATTAACCAACTAAGCGGTAAACGGCTATCCAATATTGTCATCATGGGGACAGGCGAACCCTTAGACAATTATGATGCATTAGTATCTTTTATACGTCTTGTCACCAGCAATGAAGGCATGGGGATTAGTCAACGGAACATAACCGTTTCAACTTGTGGTATAATAGATAGAATCTATGATTTAGCAGAGGAAGATTTGAAGATTACACTAGCCATATCCTTACATGCACCGAATCAAACCATAAGAAAAACCATGATGCCCATAGCAAGTCAGTATGATTATGATAAGCTTATTCAAGCTTGTAAGGATTATGTCCATAAAACGAAGCGACGAATAACCTTTGAATACAGCTTGATAAAAGGTGTTAATGATTCAAAAGAATGTGCCATGGCGTTAGCTGGTGTGTTACAAGGTATCTTATGTCATGTGAATCTTATTCCTGTTAATACCATTGAGGAAAGAGATTATCGACATAGCAGTTTGGATACCATACAAGCATTCAAACATCTATTAGAAAAAAGACACATTAATGCCACCATTAGACGTGAACTTGGAAGCGATATTAATGCAGCGTGTGGCCAATTAAGACGAACTTATACACATGACAAAAATCAAAATAAAAATGAAACCGATTAA
- a CDS encoding Stp1/IreP family PP2C-type Ser/Thr phosphatase, with protein MKAIGRTHKGKIRSINQDSFYISNEAVGNLPNLYIIADGMGGHKAGEYASLCAVEEFLNYTKTHHHEHVKDAFTSGIHYINDFIYKKSLSNESYHGMGTTFIVSSIKDNCLHVANVGDSRLYLINDTIAQITEDHSLVEEMIKCGELTRGEERNHPNKNIITRAVGVDEHVECDIFTLNVSNDEFILMCSDGLTNMLEDDKILRVVESNQTLEDKLDELIELALNNGGTDNIAAVLIKGE; from the coding sequence ATGAAAGCTATTGGAAGGACCCATAAAGGGAAAATTAGAAGTATTAATCAGGATAGTTTTTATATTTCTAATGAAGCAGTTGGCAACCTCCCCAACCTATATATTATTGCTGATGGGATGGGAGGACATAAAGCAGGCGAATATGCTTCACTGTGTGCTGTGGAAGAATTCTTGAATTATACCAAGACACATCACCACGAACATGTAAAAGATGCTTTTACGTCAGGCATACATTACATAAATGATTTTATCTACAAAAAATCATTATCCAATGAAAGTTACCATGGAATGGGTACGACTTTTATTGTAAGCTCCATTAAAGATAATTGTCTTCATGTGGCCAATGTTGGCGACAGTCGATTATATTTAATTAACGATACCATTGCTCAGATTACTGAAGATCACTCCTTAGTAGAAGAAATGATTAAATGCGGTGAACTCACAAGAGGAGAAGAGCGGAATCATCCTAATAAAAATATTATTACCAGGGCTGTTGGGGTTGACGAACATGTTGAATGTGATATATTTACACTGAATGTTTCCAATGACGAATTTATATTGATGTGCTCGGACGGTTTGACCAATATGCTAGAAGATGATAAAATTCTACGTGTTGTAGAATCGAATCAGACATTAGAGGATAAACTTGATGAGCTCATAGAACTGGCATTGAATAACGGAGGAACAGATAACATAGCAGCTGTTCTTATAAAAGGGGAATGA